The genomic region ATAAATACTTACTTGCGCATACTCCTGACAGGAATACGCATGGACGACCCAGGAAGAAGGACATTGTCAGCCACCAGAAGCAGAGGAAGACGACGGGGGATTGTTATGGTCGacgccattttgttttaaatgacctGATAAGTTGAAAGGTCAAGAGGTCAAGACTAAAGTACACTAAAACAAAGGCACGTGGTCGGTCTGGTAGAGTTGGCGCCGTATCTGGTTATAATTTATCTacaaaaatgttgttatttattcGAAATAATGTTGTCaataaaaattaagaaaatgcATTATTTGTATAAGGATACCACTAATTCGACTTACTATCGTTAAATTGACTAGCAgacatgtatatgaaaacaaTGATACTTTCTATATAGccacagagacatatatgtctctgatagccagggacatatatatactaatcttattatatgtctctgatatagCAGCCAGTCGTAGGAAAACAAATGGTCTCAGACTCATGGGAAAATACTAAATAAAACACTATTTATTGTTGTCCATCGCGAGTTAAAATCCGCTGTTCTTACATGATATCCGGCTGAATCGTAATATCTTTGTTCCAAATACAGTACTAATTTCTCTTTTTATATACGCTCGGCGTACGTGGAGGTGGCGAGAGTGTTGTCGCTGAAATGTCACACACAGAATCTATAACTGGATATGTTATATGCGTAAATATACAGCCTGTCAGAGGTAGCTAAGCGTAGGAATAGTAACGAAAATGATTAAGAAAACCATCAGAGAGAGGCAagtgtttttttcccaaaacctgGCAGAACGAAGAATGAATACATCATATACGAACAAGATAAATAACAGTAACCTGTTATGGTATAACTGTAACAATCGGGTATCTCCGACGACTATTAAGATTTTCCTAACTGCCGTCAGTAAACaagattgtttatttgtttgcttcGCCCCGTGAACAGTCTGTGTCATTTTGAGACTGTGTCTCCTTGtatagtagttggtggctaaatcacaaaacaacatacaggaggatCGTCGCATGtaatccagagcaattagggtaaagtgacTTGCCTAAGCACACAGCCACATCAGCACAGACCGGTCCGTTtttcagcttcccgagaaacacaaaccgctACGGACAGGAAGCGTTGAACCACggatcttcatctgaggttacgTAGACCGATGCTCAGGCTAACCGGCTGAATGCAGTTGCATGATCCGGTTTTATGTTCATTAATCCACATACTGCAACTATTACCAAACTATTTGCATGGagacaattgaaaaaaatacagtgATAAGACCAGGCGTTCCGCATGAGTAGGATTCCGTCGCCTGCTTCATCGCCTCAAAACGACAACTAGGATGTGATAAGGAACCCAGGCGTATCAACATGTATCGAACACGTCTtacttcatatcgcacaaggaaatataacatttaaattgTATCATGAAGTCGACCATGGGCATTCCCAATACATCGATCAATATTTAACGGACTTTTTCACTTGTCTTTAGCGCGAAAAAATGATGATCCGTTACAATCATTGTGTATCGAAAGAGGGAACCCAACCTTATGAGAGAGCATTAGATAGATGGACGGTCTATATGCTAGTTAAGACACCTGAAAGACAAACCATACCGTATACCGCGTTGCACAGGTTGGTGTGAAAACCTGTGTATTTACATTGTGGAGATAATTTTGCGAACCATTGATAAGACTCGGCATAGTTTGGGGTGTATTGTaaatcaatatatgtatatatttatctttatcaGTCAACCACACTAGTCTCGTACACACCGTCGACACTGTACTGAGCGCAGAGGAACTAACTTACAGGCAGTTAACAAGTGACCCGGAACAAATACCAGGACTCAAATCACACCGAAACACAGAACGAACTGATCGCCTTGACAAGCCCTGGACTATAATTAAAACTTACAGTGGTCTACAAGGTACACGATACGTGTGTTTGTAACGGGCAAAGGAACACATGACGAATTCGGTGTGTGATACAAGTTTGTGGAACACAATTTTATCCTCAGGACACTATGTGGACACTGGTCATGTTTACTGTACTCAGTGATATAGTACCACTCGTGTGGGTTGTACGTTAAATCATGGCACAGCGCGTCATCCAGAACGTGGAGAATGACTACCTCATGTGCAGCATCTGTCTTGGTCGTTATGACGACCCACGTCTGCTGCCCTGTGGACATACCTTTTGTAAGGAGTGTCTATCTGGGCACATCCAACAGACGGTTATCGACAGAAACTCCCGCCACTTCACTTGTCCCATCGATAGGAACATGGTCTCGCGACCGGCAAATCGTGCGCCGAAGGATTGGGCGGGTCTTTTCCCACCCGACACATTCTTATCAAGTTTACTAACCACTGTTCTGCAGCATGAAGGAGGACAAGCGAATGACAGATCAGCTTCTACAAAAAAGAGCATACGACCTTCAGGTAACGACAGACAATTTCGTCACTCAAACGTTTCTAACGATAGACCATTTCATCACTCAAACGCTTCTAGCGATAGATCATTTCATTCAAACGTCTCTGACGACAGTTCATTCCCCATTAACCACGCCGGACCATCATTCGACACTGGAGCATCATTCGGACAAAGTCATAGGGGTGGAGGTCTAATATGTATAGACCATCCGAGTAGAGAACTTGAATTTTTCTGCCTTGGCTGTAACTCTCTTGTTTGTGCGTATTGTGCAGTCCGGGGTCACACAGGTCAAAGGTGCGAGTGCATTTCTATTGAAGACGCGACTCAAAGACTGAGGCCACGCATGGAGGCATTGAGGAGAAGGCTTCGAGGGCAAATGTCGAGGGTGGAACAATTGAGTCGAGGGGAGGCGCCGGCTGATGGCGTGCTTGACGCTAGCCGAACAAGGGCTATGGGAAAACTGGACGAAATAGAAAACAATCTAAGTAGATTCGCTCAGTCATGTTTGGAAAGTGTGGAAGAACTCCGACAACAAACAAGAGAGGCTGGTCGGGGTTTGGTGACGGAAAATGCACAACTCTCTCGCCTCTTTGACAGCATACAGGAAACGAAACTAACTTTCGAAAATGTAGTTAGTTCTAACTCTGGAACAGATTTGTTAAACTGGTTATCTAGAATGGAAAAGCAAGCAGATGATTATGATACTGCGATCTCCTCTTCTTCCCATACCAACACGCCATCCGTAGCGGAATTTGTAGCACACACGGTCTTCAGTAACTTCTTAAGAAATCCTCCACCTGTCGGGTCAGTAAGGGTCAAGCAGGACGCTGGTGGACAATCACAACGCAACCAGGGATGCAGACTGCAGTAATATGAACGTCTGGACAAGTTGCAACGAAGAAGGACATTTCTTATGTGCTGTGCTTAAAATATTGGTGATAAAGTGATGCAGCAATATTAATGGAAATTTGTTTCCAACAATGATTTGACCAAAGAGTCTGTATACAACTAATGTTATCCAGTTTTACGCAGGTACTGAGCAGGCGTTTTCCTCTTGTGGGGAAAGTGCGTTCTGAAAAGTACATAGAATGTCGAGGAGTTATACTTCAGCAACCGTCACATAGACTTCTTGTGTGTGGCAGCAATTAATGAGACGCAACTAGAGACCAAGCTGATGACAATGTCTGTAGATTAATTGTATTTCGATGTTCAATTTATCTCGTCGTGTTTATGTCATGAGAAATAAAGGGAATCTTTGATCGCCTCACCAAGTATTATTTAGTTATGTTATATAGTTTTTGCCGTAGTAAATTGTACTCGGGTATTACACACATATCTAAAACGATCAACTTTTATGGCATTAGTTCAGAGTATATAAATCCAAGACGCTACATCGCAGACACAATACAGACTAATTATaactaaaaacaaataatagactggtatatgtagttTTATAGAATACCAAAAGTTACTTTACGCTATTACCACCATGCAAAAGTCTTGACTTCTTTTCTTCTAAATTCAAAATTGTTAGATTTTACAGTAACCCGCCTCTATATTTGGTTCGtatgtaaaacataaaacacgCGATCTTTGCCAGGACGTCTTTATTATTGTGttaattgatgttaattagacatatttctataccatgatATGTACTTTTGTGGCAAACTGTGTTACGCTGCCGGCGacacatttaaaaataattgaaacATTACACAATTGGTAAAAGTATGGAGTGAATGGAATTTGTCTTTTCCGTATTTTAACGTGTTTGGTACTTTTTCATTTCCCCATCTTCTCATCTGGATTGTCATAATGTTGGTCCTTAGGATCACTTACGAGTCACTTACGAGtcacttacgagtcctagaagaacacatcatctgtatgatgtctcttACATCAAggacgagttctagaaggacggcccagctgtatgatgtccctaacatcactgacgagttataGGAGGgcaaaacagctgtatagtgTCTCCAGCATTACTGACGCGTTCTAGAAGGACGAtccagctgtatgatgtccctaacatcactgaagagtcctagtAGGACGGtactgctgtatgatgtccctaacatcactgacgagtcctagtaGGACGgtacagctgtacgatgtccctaacatcactgacgagtcctagtaggacggtacagctgtatgatgtccctatcattaTTGACGAGTCCTAGTAGGACGgtacagctgtacgatgtccctaacatcattgacgagtcctagaaggacaatacagctgtacgatgtccctaacatcactgaagagtcctagtAGGACAGTACAGCTGTACGATGTTcataacatcattgacgagtcctagaaggacgacacagttgtatggtgtccctaacatcaccgacgagtcctagtaGGACGGTACAGCTGTAcgatatccctaacatcactgaagagtcctagtAGGACGGTACAGCTGTtcgatgtccctatcatcacttgCGAGTCCTTGTAGGACGgtacagctgtacgatgtccctaacatcattgacgagtcctagtaGGGCGGTACAGCTGTtcgatgtccctaacatcactgacgagtcctattAGGAtggtacagctgtatggtgtccccaatatcactgactaGTTCTagagaacgaaacagctgtatgatgtccctaacatcactgactagttctagagaacgaaacagctgcatggtgtccctagcatcactgacgaatcctagaaggacaaaacagttgtatgatgtccctatcgtCAATGactagtcctagaaggacgaaagaGCTGTATGGTgcaattatataaaattaaaatgctacaatatatatttttatcctCAGTAAAATTAATTAAGATAACAGAGTATGTCCAAATGTCTGTTTATATGTTCTGTTAagtacaaaatacaatatataatacaacatattGTTCAGACAGATTTCATAGTGTGGACAAGTGACAAATTACCCACGTGTCTATAAAACAAACTTGACCTTCAATGATATATAGTACCAATATAGACTGCAGCACCAGTATGCGACCAATATCTGTCATCAGGATTCCTGTATTCCTCGTGTAAACCAGGGCACCGTAAATGTTGATGATTGTATTGTTTACATTGGGTTGGGATAAggttaatttaaatatttaatctaCAAAGTCTTTTTATATTTGTCAGATATATGATTGTAAACTGGATAAGACTATAATCCCGAATGGTTCCATACGTGTATTAGAGCCACTGTAGGAAACACATACGTTAACCATTTAAAAATAAGTAACACCCGATGTCTCGTATTAATCTCATTAAACTAATAAAGAGTTCCATATCGTATGCTactattttaattagattgctatATACTACCCATTGTCTAAATTtgtgtatataaaattaataaattcaGTGGGGTTTATGAACGATCTTATTTGAGGGGAAAACGCCGGCGCACGTTTAAATGACCGAACGTGCCGTCTAGTTCTATAGAGTGGTGACCGTTGATTCCAGCCAGGGTATATCTACATTGTGTTGTATGAAACATTCGATAAGGGACACCGGGCGTATTCCCTGCACTTCAAAATGGCTGTCCGTCCAGGATAAGTAGGATAATTCGATTGCTTGAGTGTTGTGTCATGTGTAGTATAACGGCTTTGGACACGAGGATGGAATAGAAACGACAGTGTAAGTTATAGGAAAAACTGCGGCATGGCACAACGTGTGATCACAGGTGTGGATAATGACTACCTTATGTGTAGTATATGTCTGGGTAGGTACACTGACCCCCGCCTACTTCCATGTGGACACACTTTCTGTCGACAGTGTCTATGTGATCACATCCAGCAGACTGTCAATGGTCGGGACAATCGCCAGTTCATGTGCCCCATAGACCGATCACCCGTGCCACGCCCTGCGCAGAGTCGCCAACCTCGGGATTGGGCGAGTAAGTTTCCAGAAGACTCTTTTTTGGCGAGTTTACTTCACGCTGTTCATTTACACGAGGAAGCTCGTGCGGGTGGCCACAGTGTCGTGGTTCCCTCGAGGAGACGTCAACTTAACAGACCAGCCCCGACTGGTTCGACTGTCGATCCTCAAATTGCCAATGAGGAGCCTCCTCCACCTCCAAGAAATGTTTCCGAGGGACTGACCTGTGTAGAACACGCGGATAGACTTTTAGAGTTTTTCTGCCTCGGTTGTAATGTGCTTGTGTGTGCCCACTGTGCGGTACGGAGCCATCGTTCGCCAAGATGTGAATGTTTAGCCGTTGATGAGGCAATAGAGAGACTGAGACCTCGCGTCGAAGCTCTTCGTCAGCGCTTTCAGAACCAAATGAATCGCATAGAGCAAATCAGCAGAGGTGAAATCCCTATTGACATGGTGCTAGAAAACAGTAAGCCTCGGGTGTTAGAAAGACTTACTGAAATGGAAACCCAACTTTCAAGATTTACACAGATATGTCTTCAAAGTGTTGAAAATCTCCGCCAGGAAATTCGTGAAAGTAGTGTTAATTCAACGGGAAACCCACAGTTATCCTTTCTCTTCGATGCGATTCAAGAGACCAACCTGACATTTGATAACGTCATGCAGATAAATTCTAGTCCAGATTTGTTGAATACCTTACCTCGTGTAGAATCTCAAGCCGATGAATATGATGCTGCCATGATGGCGATTTCAGAGTACAATTCCCCTTCTGAGATTGAACTTCTTACGAATGCCGCTTTCAATAATTTTCTCAGAAACCCTCCGCCAGTTGGTTCAATAAACATTA from Pecten maximus chromosome 11, xPecMax1.1, whole genome shotgun sequence harbors:
- the LOC117338344 gene encoding uncharacterized protein LOC117338344, coding for MAQRVIQNVENDYLMCSICLGRYDDPRLLPCGHTFCKECLSGHIQQTVIDRNSRHFTCPIDRNMVSRPANRAPKDWAGLFPPDTFLSSLLTTVLQHEGGQANDRSASTKKSIRPSGNDRQFRHSNVSNDRPFHHSNASSDRSFHSNVSDDSSFPINHAGPSFDTGASFGQSHRGGGLICIDHPSRELEFFCLGCNSLVCAYCAVRGHTGQRCECISIEDATQRLRPRMEALRRRLRGQMSRVEQLSRGEAPADGVLDASRTRAMGKLDEIENNLSRFAQSCLESVEELRQQTREAGRGLVTENAQLSRLFDSIQETKLTFENVVSSNSGTDLLNWLSRMEKQADDYDTAISSSSHTNTPSVAEFVAHTVFSNFLRNPPPVGSVRVKQDAGGQSQRNQGCRLQ